Genomic DNA from Oscillospiraceae bacterium:
CACGGTTCGGATTGTGCCCCGCACGTCCGAGCCGCTGCATGGTGCTTGAAATCGAATACGGACACCCGATCTGAAATACTTGTTCGATATCGCCGACGTCGATGCCGAGTTCCATTGAGGAAGTTGCACACAGCAGCCGCAGTTCGCCCGCCCGAAGCGCCTGTTCGGTCTGGAACCGCTGTTCTTTTGACAAACTCCCGTGATGTACCCGGGCGAATCCGTCTCCGGCGATCTGGTTGACGAAAAACGCCAGCTTTTCGGCATAAGCGCGCCCGTCGACAAAGCCGATGGCGCTGCCTTTGTCACCGCAAAAGGAGTAAATCGTCTGCCCGATCTTGGGCCAGGTCGGCCCGGTGCCCAAAGGCCCCGAGGGTACACCGAGACCGGGCAGGGGGCTGGTCACCTCAATTAAAATTTCTTTTTTCATCTTGGGGGCGACAATCGAGACCGGGTCGGGCGAGAGATATTCCGCCGCTGTTTCAAGCGGTTCAATCGTCGCCGAGAGCCCGATGCGCTGTAACGGCTGCCCGCATAGCTTGTCCAGTCGCGCCACCGACAGCATCAAATGCGCCCCGCGCTTGGAGTCGATCATCACATGCAGCTCGTCAATGATGATCGCCTTTGCGGTATGCAGCATCTTTTGGCCCGATTGGCTGGTCAGCATCAGATATAACGATTCGGGCGTTGTGATTAAAATATGCGGCGGGTGCTTGACCATCCGGGCACGCTCGCTCTGCGAGGTGTCTCCGGTGCGGATTGCGATCTGAATCTCCGAGCCGTATTTATGCCGACCGGTCTTGATGCGCTGTTGTAAAATCCCTTCCAGAGGCCGTTTCAAGTTTTCGCGGATATCCCCAGCCAGCGACTTTAAAGGAGAGATATAGATTAATTGAAGCTCTTCCGCCAGATTACCTTTTTCGGCTTGCTCCTGCAGCTTGTCGATGAACGCTAAAAATGCAGTCAGCGTTTTGCCGGTACCGGTCGGCGCCGACACCAACGTATGTTTTCCCGCGGCGATCTCGGGCCAGGCCTGCTTTTGAACTTCCGTCGGCGTCCCAAGCGTCCCGCGAAACCACTCCTGCGTGTAGATATTAAAAATTTTCAGCGTGTCCTCGGCCATGTTCCCTCACTTGCCGTTTTATCCGGTCGTGCCATCGCCTCGTTGTTAATAAAAAGGATGTCCCAACGACGATGAGATTTCATCCGTCGATGAGACATTATAGCATATTTATACAATTTTTGAAAGTAGGGGCGGATATTATCCGCCCGTTTAAATTGCACTAAGCATCTTGTATAAGGAAATTCGGAAATGCCCCGATTTAGAAAATGAAAGTTATTTATGCGGGCGGATAATATCCGCCCCTACAGCGTGATCCTCACTC
This window encodes:
- a CDS encoding DEAD/DEAH box helicase gives rise to the protein MAEDTLKIFNIYTQEWFRGTLGTPTEVQKQAWPEIAAGKHTLVSAPTGTGKTLTAFLAFIDKLQEQAEKGNLAEELQLIYISPLKSLAGDIRENLKRPLEGILQQRIKTGRHKYGSEIQIAIRTGDTSQSERARMVKHPPHILITTPESLYLMLTSQSGQKMLHTAKAIIIDELHVMIDSKRGAHLMLSVARLDKLCGQPLQRIGLSATIEPLETAAEYLSPDPVSIVAPKMKKEILIEVTSPLPGLGVPSGPLGTGPTWPKIGQTIYSFCGDKGSAIGFVDGRAYAEKLAFFVNQIAGDGFARVHHGSLSKEQRFQTEQALRAGELRLLCATSSMELGIDVGDIEQVFQIGCPYSISSTMQRLGRAGHNPNRVSVMRIFPREASEGLYCGLTAEVARQGGIEHSHPPRGCFDILAQHLVSMATGSGYSVADVMPILKRAYPFKGVTEDDVRDVLGMLAGDYEHERDIPVRPRVVYDRIHDKVEGDAYS